A single genomic interval of Romboutsia ilealis harbors:
- a CDS encoding DEAD/DEAH box helicase gives MNKKFEDFNLDKYIIKALYNLNYKTPSKVQKEVIPRLLKKEDVIVKSKTGSGKTASFGIPICENIDIENNNVQALIVVPTRELALQVKDEISNIGRLKKIRCSAIFGKQPIKEQIRELKQRVHIVVATPGRIIDHIGRNTINLDDIKYFIIDEADKMLNKGFIEDMEFILNKIPKKSVKGLFSATIDDDIQYICDKYLKTSNILDIKYNDVFDKSQIIENKIKSSENDKYKNLKSIIYRENPTSLIIFCNTKDKVKKLYENMKKDGFLIEELHGDMSQDKRIFAIKDFKNNKFNILISTDVAARGIHIDDISLVINYDVPRDKENYIHRIGRTGRKDSYGKAITIFTDKDDKYINEIEEYLGYEIKLLEELNIDDIAEGKIKFEKKSKEILKNRKNKIIDKNIHSEVTKIYINAGKKKKIRVIDIVGAFSNLPGINNEDIGVVEVQDSCSYVDILNHKGEGLVKKYKEISIKKKIVKLRKDRQN, from the coding sequence ATGAATAAAAAATTTGAAGATTTCAATTTAGATAAATATATAATAAAAGCTTTGTATAATTTAAACTATAAAACACCTTCTAAGGTACAGAAGGAAGTTATACCTAGATTGTTGAAAAAAGAGGATGTTATAGTTAAATCTAAGACAGGAAGTGGTAAAACTGCAAGTTTTGGAATTCCAATATGTGAGAATATAGATATAGAAAATAATAACGTACAAGCTCTTATAGTAGTACCTACTAGAGAGTTAGCACTTCAAGTTAAGGATGAAATTTCTAATATAGGAAGATTAAAAAAGATAAGATGTAGTGCAATATTTGGGAAACAACCTATAAAGGAACAAATAAGAGAACTAAAACAAAGAGTACATATTGTAGTGGCTACACCAGGTAGGATAATCGACCATATAGGAAGAAATACAATAAACTTAGATGATATTAAGTATTTTATAATAGACGAAGCGGATAAGATGCTTAATAAAGGGTTTATAGAAGATATGGAATTTATATTAAATAAGATACCTAAAAAGAGTGTAAAAGGATTATTTTCTGCAACTATAGACGATGATATACAATACATATGCGATAAATACCTTAAAACATCTAATATATTAGATATAAAATATAATGATGTATTTGATAAGAGTCAAATAATTGAAAATAAAATAAAGTCATCTGAAAATGACAAATATAAAAATCTAAAGAGTATAATTTATAGGGAGAATCCAACATCTTTAATAATATTTTGTAATACAAAAGATAAAGTTAAAAAGTTGTATGAAAATATGAAAAAAGATGGATTTTTAATTGAAGAACTTCATGGAGATATGTCTCAAGATAAAAGAATATTTGCGATTAAGGACTTTAAAAATAATAAGTTTAATATACTTATAAGTACAGATGTGGCTGCTAGGGGTATACATATTGATGATATATCTTTAGTAATAAACTATGATGTTCCACGAGATAAAGAAAATTATATCCATAGAATTGGTAGAACTGGTAGAAAAGATAGCTATGGAAAAGCAATAACTATTTTTACCGACAAAGATGATAAGTATATCAATGAAATAGAAGAATATCTAGGGTATGAAATAAAACTTCTTGAAGAGTTAAATATAGATGATATAGCAGAAGGAAAGATAAAGTTTGAAAAGAAATCTAAGGAGATTTTGAAAAATAGAAAAAATAAAATAATAGATAAAAATATTCATAGTGAAGTAACAAAGATATATATAAATGCAGGGAAGAAAAAGAAAATAAGAGTTATAGATATAGTAGGAGCTTTTAGTAATTTACCAGGTATAAATAATGAGGATATAGGTGTTGTTGAAGTTCAAGATTCATGTTCGTATGTAGATATACTTAATCATAAAGGCGAAGGATTAGTGAAAAAATATAAGGAAATAAGTATAAAGAAAAAGATAGTCAAATTAAGAAAAGATAGACAAAATTAA
- the nrdG gene encoding anaerobic ribonucleoside-triphosphate reductase activating protein: MRFSKIKNNDIANGVGITMSLWTQGCPHHCKGCFNVETWDFNGGKEFTTSDLKYILDNINKNNIKRNLAILGGEPLCPQNVKGVIELCKKFKKVYPEKMIYLWTGYVVENFDYIQMEIFKYVDVLVDGKFEEDKKNLSIMLRGSSNQRVIDVNKSLNNNDIVMYEVG; the protein is encoded by the coding sequence ATGAGGTTTTCTAAGATAAAAAACAATGATATAGCAAATGGTGTGGGCATAACAATGTCGCTATGGACACAAGGTTGTCCACATCATTGTAAGGGATGTTTTAATGTTGAAACATGGGACTTTAATGGTGGAAAAGAATTTACAACTAGTGATTTAAAGTACATCTTAGATAATATAAATAAAAACAACATAAAAAGAAACTTAGCTATATTAGGAGGAGAGCCTCTTTGCCCTCAAAATGTTAAAGGTGTTATAGAACTTTGTAAAAAATTTAAGAAAGTTTATCCTGAAAAAATGATATACTTATGGACTGGATACGTAGTTGAGAATTTTGATTATATTCAAATGGAGATATTTAAGTATGTAGATGTACTAGTGGATGGAAAATTTGAAGAAGATAAGAAAAACTTATCGATTATGTTAAGAGGCTCTTCGAATCAAAGAGTTATAGATGTAAATAAGTCGTTAAATAACAATGACATAGTAATGTATGAGGTCGGATAA
- the dut gene encoding dUTP diphosphatase produces MIMNVKKTNKDAVIPMFAHPTDSGFDLFTCEDVTVSGGKKGIAKTGLIFEIPQGWGIQIKNKSGITVKGVPTTSGTNADITVFEGTVDMDYRGEVGIMFKNEEDFEITIPKHTKLAQGVLRRVYNCTFIEVEEVNDTVRGDGGFGSTGTTINTK; encoded by the coding sequence ATGATAATGAACGTAAAAAAAACAAATAAAGATGCAGTAATACCGATGTTTGCTCATCCAACAGATAGTGGTTTTGATTTATTTACATGTGAAGATGTAACTGTATCAGGCGGAAAAAAAGGAATAGCTAAAACTGGATTAATATTTGAAATACCACAAGGTTGGGGTATACAAATAAAAAATAAGTCAGGAATAACTGTAAAGGGTGTTCCAACAACTTCGGGAACTAATGCAGATATAACAGTATTTGAAGGAACTGTTGATATGGATTATAGAGGTGAAGTTGGAATAATGTTTAAAAATGAAGAAGATTTTGAAATAACTATACCAAAACACACTAAATTAGCTCAAGGGGTTTTAAGAAGAGTTTATAATTGTACTTTTATAGAAGTTGAAGAAGTAAATGATACCGTTAGAGGCGACGGTGGATTTGGTTCTACAGGTACAACTATTAATACAAAGTAA
- a CDS encoding conjugated bile salt MFS transporter — translation MNDSTINKNKKITTGWLIVIACMLVQAIPNGIVVNTQALYMYPVMEAKGFTLSQFSLIFTIGTIVPAVIGPFIGSMYGKLNTKMLYLAGGILLSGGFMTFSIADKLWQFYAIAAIAQIGSSIVSGIGIPMLLNSWFDETIKGKAMGMAYAGGSIGNIFLQQLVTRTISSSGYAHSYFIFGLIGLVAIIPIALFMIRMPKNEGEKVRGKEQEKEENTTSIDISYTLKEAQKNKYFWIMGIGLLFVGIYVSAYSIQYAAYFQGELQLSSSTIATTGSLFAMASLLGSMVGGILFDKLGVLKTLSIAAIAVIGSGVALLMAGSSPLFAHAHSVLKGIATFIYMMGPAYMVGSFFGNKEYGQILGLVNLNFAIGFCSGSALFGVFAENFGYNATWIGILVCVVIAYISLTIAAKGMTKVNKERTKQLDENSVKIA, via the coding sequence ATGAATGATTCAACAATTAATAAAAATAAAAAAATAACTACAGGATGGTTAATAGTAATAGCTTGTATGCTTGTACAAGCTATACCAAATGGAATAGTAGTAAATACACAAGCATTATATATGTATCCAGTAATGGAAGCGAAAGGATTTACACTATCTCAATTTTCATTAATATTCACAATAGGTACAATAGTTCCAGCGGTAATTGGACCATTTATAGGTAGTATGTATGGTAAATTAAATACAAAAATGTTATATCTAGCAGGAGGTATATTATTATCTGGAGGATTTATGACATTCTCAATAGCAGATAAATTATGGCAATTTTATGCAATTGCAGCTATAGCTCAAATAGGTTCTAGTATAGTATCTGGTATAGGTATACCGATGTTACTAAACTCTTGGTTTGATGAAACTATAAAAGGTAAAGCTATGGGTATGGCATATGCAGGTGGATCTATAGGGAATATATTCTTACAACAATTAGTTACGAGAACTATAAGTTCAAGTGGTTATGCTCACTCATATTTTATATTTGGTTTAATTGGATTAGTAGCAATAATTCCAATAGCATTATTTATGATAAGAATGCCAAAAAATGAAGGTGAAAAAGTTAGAGGTAAAGAGCAAGAAAAAGAAGAAAATACAACTTCAATAGACATATCATATACATTAAAAGAAGCTCAAAAAAATAAATACTTCTGGATAATGGGAATAGGATTATTATTCGTAGGTATATATGTATCTGCTTATTCAATACAATATGCAGCGTATTTCCAAGGTGAATTACAATTATCATCATCTACGATAGCTACAACAGGTTCATTATTTGCGATGGCATCATTATTAGGAAGTATGGTTGGGGGTATATTATTTGATAAATTAGGTGTATTAAAAACTTTATCAATAGCAGCTATAGCAGTAATAGGATCAGGAGTTGCATTATTAATGGCTGGAAGCTCGCCATTGTTTGCACATGCACACTCAGTTTTAAAAGGTATAGCGACGTTTATTTATATGATGGGACCAGCTTATATGGTAGGTTCGTTCTTTGGTAATAAAGAATATGGGCAAATACTTGGTTTAGTTAATTTAAACTTTGCAATAGGATTTTGTAGTGGATCAGCATTATTTGGAGTATTTGCTGAAAACTTTGGATATAATGCAACTTGGATAGGAATACTAGTATGTGTAGTTATAGCATATATATCACTTACAATTGCAGCTAAAGGTATGACCAAGGTAAATAAAGAAAGAACAAAACAATTAGATGA